From Uloborus diversus isolate 005 chromosome 8, Udiv.v.3.1, whole genome shotgun sequence, a single genomic window includes:
- the LOC129228172 gene encoding TGF-beta-activated kinase 1 and MAP3K7-binding protein 2-like isoform X5: MTMACRDIANMHLFLEMKQMFPDLPEDTLRNYVFLYAKEYDKCVKLLQQESQNHFHQSQPFTDVYSSDTKSNHRKSDTLKTSIHQQNSPSFVPVTTDLFNQSNKMPNESSALYERQQSELLSGRSKSHAGVPHYPYISNLKVPFKTDIHSAPVIANHEKPFVDMYKQNQSSHSTSPQVFSSQDYQNRMMFSTTKEHTIESPMMPKAELSSIPSTKQSKRHAVELSITPSFPFQQQQINVVNNTVCATASHSSKPGRHTTSLNFQLQPQSSDQSPIEISTIPTNIQDPCNFRDFGSHVQISVGAQGATFTALRLQRPQSVPNQQSKFSTPLSPEHISCSTASSQPRDSKVYVFPSKIQPNSESTERNKFIKSINHGISKPFQDPAHLYDKDFQRVLNTDSERRPVYGYQLSQEYVEALKLHQKTSLSIIEDELEKDKVICSQLLSEVNRMEQEINEQRLKKSSFSYAEELKLLREENRKLRIECNCLLMEVDMSSNTPIPLGVTDEDFYSNIFTGPNGTISSLSLRNVPNLNLSSKNAMPAHKKEDDDDDEKNRWRCKKCTFANYPALENCEMCELPRNSGSFFDES, translated from the exons tATGCAAAAGAATACGATAAATGCGTCAAACTACTTCAACAAGAAAGTCAAAACCATTTTCACCAAAGTCAACCTTTCACCGACGTCTATTCTTCTGACACCAAAAGTAATCACAGAAAAAGTGACACTCTAAAGACATCAATTCATCAACAAAATTCCCCTTCTTTTGTTCCAGTTACTACTGATTTATTTAATCAAAGCAACAAGATGCCTAACGAATCATCAGCCTTATATGAGCGTCAGCAAAGTGAGCTACTCTCTGGTCGGAGTAAAAGCCATGCTGGTGTTCCTCATTACCCTTACATTTCCAATCTCAAAGTGCCTTTTAAGACTGATATTCACTCGGCTCCAGTCATAGCCAATCACGAGAAGCCTTTTGTGGATATGTATAAGCAAAATCAATCTAGTCATTCAACTTCGCCCCAGGTTTTTAGTAGCCAAGACTATCAAAATCGTATGATGTTTTCTACTACAAAAGAACATACTATCGAATCGCCTATGATGCCAAAAGCTGAACTGTCCTCTATTCCGAGCACGAAGCAATCCAAAAGACATGCTGTGGAGTTAAGCATCACACCATCATTCCCATTTCAGCAGCAGCAGATTAATGTAGTTAACAATACTGTTTGTGCCACCGCCTCTCATTCTTCGAAACCCGGTCGACATACAACCTCGCTAAACTTTCAGCTCCAACCCCAATCTTCAGATCAGTCGCCTATTGAAATATCAACCATTCCTACTAACATCCAGGATCCTTGCAATTTTCGCGACTTTGGATCTCACGTTCAGATTTCTGTTGGAGCTCAAGGTGCCACATTTACTGCTCTAAGACTTCAAAGGCCACAGTCTGTACCAAATCAACAATCAAAGTTTTCTACGCCACTTTCCCCTGAACACATCTCTTGTTCTACTGCGTCTAGTCAGCCACGTGATTCCAAAGTGTATGTGTTTCCTAGTAAAATTCAGCCAAATTCTGAAAGTActgaaagaaataaatttattaagtcTATTAACCATGGCATTTCCAAACCTTTTCAAGATCCAGCCCATTTGTATGATAAAGATTTTCAGCGCGTACTTAATACAGATTCTGAACGGCGTCCTGTGTATGGTTATCAACTGTCTCAAGAATACGTAGAAG CTCTAAAGTTGCATCAAAAGACTTCCTTAAGCATAATTGAAGATGAACTTGAAAAAGACAAAGTTATTTGCTCTCAACTGTTGTCAGAAGTTAATAGGATGGAACAAGAAATAAATGAGCAGCGTTTAAAGAAAAGTTCATTTTCTTAT GCagaagaactgaaattattgcgAGAAGAAAATCGCAAACTAAGAATTGAGTGCAATTGCTTACTAATGGAAGTTGATATGTCCAGCAATACTCCGA TTCCTTTAGGTGTAACTGATGAAGACTTTTACTCAAACATTTTCACGGGACCAAATGGTACTATTTCTTCTTTGTCACTGcgta ATGTGCCAAATTtgaatttaagttctaaaaatgccATGCCTGCTCACAAAAAAGAGGATGATGATGATGACGAAAAAAATAGATGGAGATGTAAAAAGTGCACATTTGCTAATTATCCTGCTttagaaaattgtgaaatgtgTGAACTACCTCGAAATTCag